Proteins from a genomic interval of Gammaproteobacteria bacterium:
- the panC gene encoding pantoate--beta-alanine ligase: MSRLLTLTVRNEVREAIAGWRAAQQTVALVPTMGNLHDGHLGLARLARNVADRVVMSIFVNPTQFGVGEDFADYPRTLEEDRAKLAAEGTVDALFVPSEREIYPFGTERAVRLVMPGLAHELCGASRPGHFDGVASVVCRLLSLVRPQALVLGRKDYQQLVLLRYLVADLGLPVNVVSGATRREADGLAMSSRNRYLDPEERRRAPALHATLEQVRDALAQGAVDYARLEQDAAAALARAGFEPEYVEIRRADDLARPAPGTDPDELIVLGAARLGRARLIDNTSR, from the coding sequence GTCGCGCTCGTGCCGACGATGGGAAACCTGCACGACGGGCACCTCGGGCTCGCGCGCCTCGCCCGCAACGTCGCCGATCGCGTCGTGATGTCGATCTTCGTGAACCCCACGCAGTTCGGCGTGGGCGAGGACTTCGCCGACTATCCGCGCACGCTCGAGGAGGACCGCGCAAAGCTTGCGGCGGAAGGCACGGTCGATGCGCTGTTCGTGCCGTCCGAGCGAGAGATCTATCCATTCGGCACGGAGCGCGCCGTTCGCCTCGTCATGCCCGGGCTCGCCCACGAGCTCTGCGGCGCCAGTCGACCCGGGCACTTCGACGGCGTCGCGTCGGTCGTGTGCCGGCTGCTCAGCCTCGTTCGCCCCCAGGCGCTCGTGCTCGGCCGCAAGGACTACCAGCAGCTCGTCCTGCTCCGCTATCTCGTCGCCGATCTCGGTCTGCCGGTGAACGTCGTCTCCGGGGCGACGCGGCGCGAGGCCGACGGACTCGCGATGAGCTCGCGCAACCGTTACCTCGATCCGGAGGAGCGTCGGCGCGCGCCGGCGCTGCACGCAACGCTCGAGCAGGTGCGCGACGCGCTCGCGCAGGGCGCTGTGGATTACGCGCGCCTCGAGCAGGACGCCGCCGCGGCGCTCGCGCGAGCGGGATTCGAGCCGGAGTACGTGGAGATCCGGCGCGCCGACGATCTCGCTCGGCCGGCGCCGGGTACGGACCCGGACGAGCTGATCGTGCTCGGTGCGGCCCGTCTCGGCCGGGCTCGGCTCATCGACAACACGAGCCGCTGA